One window of the Streptomyces sp. NBC_00259 genome contains the following:
- a CDS encoding YchJ family protein — MARRTTRPPQPAVTDGSPCPCGLPAAYGACCGRFHTGQAAAPTAELLMRSRYSAFVVRDETYLLRTWHPDNRPSSVDFDPGMRWTGLEIAGTTEGSMFHSTGTVTFVARYTRAGEPGRLHERSHFERHDGAWVYVSGTFME; from the coding sequence ATGGCCCGACGTACCACCCGCCCCCCACAGCCCGCCGTCACCGACGGATCCCCCTGTCCCTGTGGACTCCCCGCCGCCTACGGCGCCTGCTGCGGCAGGTTCCACACCGGACAGGCCGCCGCCCCGACCGCGGAGTTGCTGATGCGCTCCCGCTACAGCGCCTTCGTGGTCCGCGACGAGACCTATCTCCTGCGCACCTGGCATCCGGACAACCGGCCGAGCTCCGTCGACTTCGACCCCGGGATGCGCTGGACCGGTCTGGAGATCGCCGGAACGACCGAGGGCAGCATGTTCCACTCCACCGGCACGGTCACCTTCGTCGCCCGCTACACCCGGGCGGGGGAGCCCGGACGGCTCCACGAGCGCAGCCATTTCGAGCGGCACGACGGTGCCTGGGTGTACGTGAGCGGCACGTTCATGGAGTGA
- a CDS encoding 6-phospho-beta-glucosidase — MRLTILGGGGFRVPLVYGALLGDHAEGRVTRVTLHDLDPARLGAVATVLAEQAAGIPDAPEVGVTTDLDEALRGADFVFSAIRVGGLEGRAADERVALAEGVLGQETVGAGGIAYGLRTVPVAMDIARRIAALAPGAWVINFTNPAGLVTEAMSRVLGDRVIGICDSPVGLGRRVARALGADPDTAWLDYVGLNHLGWLRGLHVAGRDELPRLLQDPGALGSLEEGRLFGADWLRSLGAIPNEYLHYYYFNRETVRAYRSAARTRGAFLLDQQAGFYADPSLKRWELTRAEREATYMADNREASGAGERAADDLEPGGYEQVALALMRAVARDERTTLILNVRNRTTLSSLDADAVIEVPCLVGANGARPYAVDPLPYHATALVTAVKAVEREVLTAADSGSRAAAVKAFALHPLVDSVTVARRLLDGYTAVHPALAYLNRK, encoded by the coding sequence ATGAGGCTGACGATTCTCGGCGGCGGAGGCTTCCGTGTGCCGCTGGTGTACGGCGCGCTGCTCGGCGACCACGCCGAGGGCCGGGTCACCCGCGTCACCCTCCACGACCTGGACCCGGCCCGCCTCGGCGCCGTCGCCACCGTGCTCGCCGAGCAGGCCGCCGGCATCCCGGACGCGCCGGAGGTCGGCGTCACCACCGACCTCGACGAGGCGCTGCGCGGGGCCGACTTCGTCTTCTCCGCGATCCGCGTCGGCGGGCTTGAGGGCCGCGCCGCCGACGAGCGGGTCGCCCTCGCCGAGGGCGTGCTGGGTCAGGAGACGGTCGGCGCGGGCGGCATCGCCTACGGACTGCGGACCGTACCGGTCGCCATGGACATCGCCCGGCGGATCGCCGCGCTCGCGCCCGGCGCCTGGGTCATCAACTTCACCAATCCGGCCGGGCTGGTCACCGAGGCCATGTCCCGGGTGCTCGGCGACCGCGTCATCGGGATCTGCGACTCGCCGGTCGGGCTCGGCCGGCGCGTCGCCCGGGCCCTCGGCGCCGACCCGGACACGGCGTGGCTCGACTACGTCGGGCTCAACCACCTCGGCTGGCTGCGGGGACTGCACGTGGCGGGCCGGGACGAACTGCCGCGGCTGCTCCAGGACCCCGGCGCGCTCGGCTCCCTGGAGGAGGGCAGGCTCTTCGGCGCCGACTGGCTGCGCTCGCTCGGCGCGATCCCCAACGAGTACCTGCACTACTACTACTTCAACCGTGAGACCGTCCGGGCGTACCGGAGCGCCGCGAGGACCCGCGGCGCCTTCCTGCTCGACCAGCAGGCGGGCTTCTACGCGGACCCGTCGCTGAAGCGCTGGGAGCTGACCCGCGCCGAGCGGGAGGCCACGTACATGGCGGACAACCGCGAGGCCTCGGGGGCGGGCGAGCGGGCCGCCGACGACCTCGAACCGGGCGGCTACGAGCAGGTCGCGCTCGCCCTGATGCGGGCCGTCGCCCGCGACGAGCGCACCACGCTCATCCTCAACGTCCGCAACCGCACGACCCTTTCCTCGCTCGACGCGGACGCCGTGATCGAGGTGCCGTGCCTCGTCGGCGCCAACGGCGCCCGTCCGTACGCCGTCGACCCGCTGCCGTACCACGCGACCGCGTTGGTCACCGCGGTGAAGGCCGTCGAACGGGAGGTCCTGACCGCGGCGGACAGCGGTTCGCGGGCCGCCGCCGTCAAGGCCTTCGCCCTGCATCCCCTGGTCGACTCCGTCACCGTCGCCCGCCGGCTCCTCGACGGGTACACCGCCGTACACCCCGCTCTCGCCTATCTCAACCGGAAGTAG
- a CDS encoding GlxA family transcriptional regulator produces the protein MHTVAVLALDGVIPFDLSTPVDAFGRARLPDGRDAYRVKVCAPAAEIDAGYFTLRAPWGLDVLDDADTIILPGCADPAAAVSPEVIDILRRAAADGTRIASICVGSFILAATGLLDGLRATTHWLGTEDLARMYPRIDVDPDVLYVDNGQFLTSAGSAAGLDLCLHMIRRDYGSAVAADAARLSVMPLEREGGQAQFIVHDHPPAPAGATLEPLLRWMEENARRELTLADIAGRAGMSPRTVNRRFREQTGTTPLQWLHRARIRQAQHLLETTAHPVDRIAAQVGFGSPTAFRDRFKRQVGTSPHAYRRAFRGTRP, from the coding sequence ATGCACACGGTGGCCGTACTCGCCCTCGACGGAGTCATCCCCTTCGATCTGTCGACACCCGTCGACGCCTTCGGCCGCGCCCGGCTGCCCGACGGGCGGGATGCCTACCGGGTCAAGGTCTGCGCCCCGGCCGCCGAGATCGACGCGGGCTACTTCACCCTGCGGGCGCCCTGGGGCCTCGACGTGCTCGACGACGCGGACACGATCATCCTGCCCGGCTGCGCCGATCCCGCGGCGGCGGTGTCCCCCGAGGTGATCGACATCCTGCGGCGGGCGGCCGCGGACGGCACCAGGATCGCCTCCATCTGCGTGGGCTCCTTCATCCTCGCCGCGACCGGGCTGCTCGACGGGCTCCGGGCCACCACGCACTGGCTCGGCACCGAGGACCTCGCCCGTATGTACCCGCGGATCGACGTGGATCCGGACGTGCTCTACGTCGACAACGGTCAGTTCCTCACCTCGGCGGGTTCGGCCGCCGGACTCGACCTGTGTCTGCACATGATCCGCCGCGACTACGGTTCGGCCGTCGCCGCCGACGCGGCCCGGCTCTCGGTGATGCCGCTCGAACGCGAGGGCGGCCAGGCGCAGTTCATCGTCCACGACCATCCGCCGGCGCCGGCAGGTGCGACCCTGGAGCCCCTGCTGCGCTGGATGGAGGAGAACGCCCGGCGGGAGCTGACCCTGGCCGACATCGCGGGCCGGGCCGGCATGAGCCCCCGTACGGTGAACCGCCGTTTCCGCGAGCAGACCGGTACGACCCCGCTGCAGTGGCTCCATCGCGCCCGTATCCGCCAGGCGCAGCATCTGCTGGAGACCACCGCCCATCCGGTCGACAGGATCGCCGCGCAGGTCGGCTTCGGTTCGCCGACGGCCTTCCGTGACCGCTTCAAGCGCCAGGTGGGCACGAGCCCGCACGCCTACCGCCGGGCCTTCCGCGGCACCCGGCCGTAG
- a CDS encoding alpha-mannosidase yields the protein MHDERHRIEQRVERVLEQRIRPVIHADSVPLTVEAWQVPDEPVPFAEAQAADYGPFAMGTPWGPPWGTTWFRVRGEVPARWAGLRVEAWFDLGFVSSWPGNQAEALVHLPDGTPVKAVNPQNQYVPIASPAAGGEQVAFLIEAASNPDILKDRFRSPTPMGDKRTAGRAPLYTFTRADLAVLDEDVWHLSLDMQVLKELMLELGEQEPRRHEILHTLDRALDALDLDDVPGTAARARTVLADALARPAHASAHTLSAVGHAHIDSAWLWPIRETKRKTARTFSNVTALAKEYPEFVFACSQAQQYAWVRDNHPQVWAGIKEAVRNGQWAPVGGMWVEADGNLPGGEALARQLVHGKRFFLDEFGIETQGVWLPDSFGYTAAYPQLAKLAGMTWFLTQKLSWNQTNKLPHHTFWWEGIDGSRVFTHFPPVDTYNVVFSGREMAHAVRNYQDKGRGTRSLAPFGHGDGGGGPNREMLERARRLADLEGSAKVVVEHPDAFFAAARAEYARHPDAPVWSGELYLELHRATYTSQARTKQGNRRSEHALRETELWATAAALHVPGYAYPYAELDQLWKTVLLHQFHDILPGSSIAWVHREAEAEYARVAKELEALTAQALEAVSGAGPVEPWVYNAGPRDRAEVVRVPATLADVLDPGLPRLSDGSAAVFVEVPASGSARVTSRAPSPARAHPPVTVTNRALDNGLVRVELADDGTFTSVRDLVAGREVLAPGGKGNLLRLHSDLPNYWDAWDIDKHYLARYTDLLEGATIRIAEDGHLLGALRVERSFGRGSRIVQTVSVRAGSRRVDVDTEIDWHEAEKILKAGFPLDVHADRSTAEIQFGHVHRPTHTNTSWEAARFEVYGHRWVHIGEPGYGVAVINDSTYGHDVSRTTREDDGGTTTTVRLSLVRAPRIPDPEADQGMHRLTYALLPGATVEDAVAEGYALNLPLRVGPGGSDLPPVVTTDGPAVLVEAVKLADDGSGDVVVRLYESLGGRATTVVRTGFRPAGAVLTDLLERPLAGPAPAVDETGVTLSLRPFQIVTLRLTRG from the coding sequence ATGCACGACGAACGGCACAGGATCGAGCAGCGCGTCGAGCGCGTACTGGAGCAGCGCATCCGGCCGGTGATCCACGCGGATTCCGTGCCGCTGACGGTGGAGGCCTGGCAGGTGCCGGACGAGCCCGTGCCGTTCGCCGAGGCGCAGGCCGCCGACTACGGGCCCTTCGCGATGGGCACCCCGTGGGGACCGCCGTGGGGCACCACCTGGTTCCGGGTGCGCGGCGAGGTGCCCGCCCGGTGGGCGGGCCTGCGCGTGGAGGCCTGGTTCGACCTGGGCTTCGTCAGCAGCTGGCCGGGCAACCAGGCCGAGGCGCTCGTCCATCTGCCGGACGGCACCCCGGTCAAGGCGGTCAACCCGCAGAACCAGTACGTGCCCATCGCCTCCCCGGCCGCGGGCGGCGAACAGGTCGCGTTCCTCATCGAGGCCGCGTCCAACCCCGACATCCTCAAGGACCGCTTCCGCTCCCCCACCCCGATGGGTGACAAACGCACCGCCGGCCGCGCCCCGCTGTACACCTTCACCCGGGCCGATCTCGCCGTGCTCGACGAGGACGTCTGGCATCTGTCCCTCGACATGCAGGTGCTCAAGGAACTGATGCTGGAGCTCGGCGAGCAGGAACCGCGCCGCCACGAGATCCTCCACACCCTGGACCGGGCGCTGGACGCGCTCGACCTCGACGACGTGCCGGGGACCGCCGCCCGGGCCCGTACCGTCCTCGCCGACGCCCTCGCGCGGCCCGCGCACGCCAGCGCCCACACCCTGTCGGCGGTCGGCCACGCGCACATCGACAGCGCCTGGCTGTGGCCCATCCGTGAGACCAAGCGCAAGACGGCCCGCACGTTCTCCAACGTCACCGCCCTGGCGAAGGAGTACCCCGAGTTCGTCTTCGCCTGCTCCCAGGCGCAGCAGTACGCGTGGGTGCGGGACAACCACCCGCAGGTGTGGGCCGGGATCAAGGAGGCCGTCCGGAACGGGCAGTGGGCGCCGGTCGGCGGCATGTGGGTGGAGGCCGACGGCAACCTCCCGGGAGGTGAGGCGCTGGCCCGCCAGCTCGTCCACGGAAAGCGCTTCTTCCTCGACGAGTTCGGCATCGAGACACAAGGGGTGTGGCTGCCGGACTCGTTCGGGTACACGGCGGCCTATCCGCAGCTGGCGAAGCTCGCGGGAATGACGTGGTTCCTCACCCAGAAGCTGTCCTGGAACCAGACCAACAAGCTGCCCCACCACACCTTCTGGTGGGAGGGCATCGACGGCTCCCGGGTCTTCACCCACTTCCCGCCCGTCGACACGTACAACGTCGTCTTCTCCGGGCGGGAGATGGCGCACGCGGTGCGCAACTACCAGGACAAGGGGCGCGGCACGCGGTCGCTGGCGCCGTTCGGGCACGGCGACGGCGGAGGCGGGCCCAACCGGGAGATGCTGGAGCGGGCGCGGCGGCTGGCCGACCTGGAGGGATCGGCGAAGGTCGTCGTCGAACACCCCGACGCGTTCTTCGCGGCCGCGCGGGCGGAGTACGCGCGGCACCCGGACGCCCCGGTGTGGTCCGGCGAGCTCTACCTGGAGCTGCACCGGGCCACCTACACCTCGCAGGCCCGCACCAAGCAGGGCAACCGGCGCAGTGAACACGCCCTGCGCGAGACCGAGTTGTGGGCGACGGCAGCGGCACTGCACGTACCGGGATACGCCTATCCGTACGCGGAGCTGGACCAGTTGTGGAAGACGGTGCTGCTGCACCAGTTCCACGACATCCTGCCGGGCTCGTCGATCGCATGGGTCCACCGGGAGGCGGAGGCGGAGTACGCGCGGGTCGCGAAGGAACTGGAAGCGCTGACCGCGCAGGCCCTGGAGGCGGTCAGCGGGGCCGGTCCGGTCGAGCCGTGGGTGTACAACGCGGGGCCTCGGGACCGGGCGGAGGTCGTACGGGTCCCGGCGACCCTCGCCGACGTCCTCGACCCGGGGCTGCCGAGGCTCTCGGACGGATCGGCCGCCGTGTTCGTGGAGGTCCCGGCGTCCGGCAGCGCGCGCGTCACGTCCCGCGCACCGTCCCCCGCCCGGGCGCACCCGCCGGTCACCGTCACCAACCGCGCCCTCGACAACGGTCTCGTACGCGTCGAACTCGCCGACGACGGCACCTTCACGTCCGTACGCGACCTGGTCGCCGGCCGCGAGGTCCTGGCGCCCGGCGGCAAGGGCAACCTGCTGCGGCTGCACAGCGATCTGCCCAACTACTGGGACGCCTGGGACATCGACAAGCACTATCTCGCCCGCTACACCGACCTGCTGGAGGGCGCGACCATCAGGATCGCCGAGGACGGGCACCTGCTGGGCGCCCTGCGCGTGGAGCGGAGCTTCGGCCGCGGGTCGCGGATCGTGCAGACCGTGAGCGTGCGGGCCGGGAGCCGCCGCGTCGACGTCGACACCGAGATCGACTGGCACGAGGCGGAGAAGATCCTCAAGGCCGGCTTCCCGCTCGACGTCCACGCGGACCGGTCCACCGCCGAGATCCAGTTCGGTCACGTCCACCGCCCCACCCACACCAACACCAGTTGGGAGGCGGCCCGGTTCGAGGTGTACGGACACCGCTGGGTGCACATCGGCGAGCCCGGCTACGGCGTCGCGGTGATCAACGACTCGACGTACGGCCACGACGTGTCCCGCACCACCCGCGAGGACGACGGCGGGACGACGACGACCGTCCGGCTCAGCCTGGTCCGCGCGCCCCGCATCCCCGACCCCGAGGCCGACCAGGGCATGCACCGCCTCACCTACGCGCTGCTGCCGGGCGCGACGGTCGAGGACGCGGTGGCGGAGGGCTACGCGCTGAATCTGCCGCTGCGGGTCGGCCCCGGCGGCTCGGACCTGCCGCCGGTGGTGACGACGGACGGTCCGGCCGTCCTGGTGGAGGCGGTGAAGCTCGCCGACGACGGCTCGGGCGATGTGGTCGTACGGCTCTACGAATCGCTCGGCGGCCGGGCGACGACCGTGGTCCGCACGGGCTTCCGGCCGGCCGGGGCGGTCCTGACGGATCTGCTGGAGCGACCGCTGGCGGGGCCGGCGCCCGCCGTGGACGAAACGGGGGTGACGTTGTCGCTGCGGCCGTTCCAGATCGTGACGCTGCGGCTGACCCGGGGGTAG
- a CDS encoding hydroxysqualene dehydroxylase has product MDRLDTDRQGATRRTFLAGAAAAGSAAALTTTASGPASAAAHEAAGPSVAVLGGGVAGLTAAHELAERGLRVTVYERRALGGKARSMDVPDSGKGGRRPLPAEHGFRFIPGIYHNLPDTMRRIPFPGNPNGVWDNLVAPPEMSFARTGAEDLRIPLPWPGHRPPELTLDEIRRALTAFIDTALGIPLHESAYFVNRGLVFLTSCDERRDEAWERTPWWDFIRAEEMSYDYQRILAVGLTRNIVATKAEEASTRTVATLLEAFVFNALGRGADGPLDRILNAPTNEAWIDPWAAHLRSLGVEFRIGWTLRELVYGSGRITGALMEDPDGARRTVTADHYVSAVPVEHARRTWSAALRAADPQLARCDRLETDWMTGIQFYLTEKAPLLHGHLNCIDSPWSLTAIQQAGHWPHRDFPRDYGDGIAVDCLSVDISEWDRPGILYGRTAKQCTREQVAREVWAQLKAALNDTGRPVLKDSALHSWFLDPGVDGLGTPHPTNEDELLIHPVGTFHNRPSAASRVPNLFLSGDYVAVDIDLATMEGANASARAAVNALLDRIGSPATRCTIEPLFRAPELDHLKRHDRTRYRLGLRNVFDLG; this is encoded by the coding sequence ATGGATCGCCTGGACACGGACCGGCAGGGAGCGACACGGCGCACTTTCCTCGCGGGAGCCGCGGCGGCCGGCTCCGCCGCGGCACTCACCACCACGGCGAGCGGACCGGCCTCGGCCGCGGCACATGAAGCCGCCGGGCCTTCGGTCGCGGTCCTGGGCGGGGGCGTCGCCGGCCTCACCGCCGCTCATGAACTCGCCGAGCGCGGCTTACGCGTGACCGTCTACGAACGCAGAGCGCTCGGCGGCAAGGCCCGCAGCATGGACGTACCCGACAGCGGGAAGGGCGGCCGCAGACCGCTGCCCGCCGAGCACGGCTTCCGCTTCATCCCGGGCATCTACCACAATCTGCCGGACACGATGCGGCGCATCCCCTTCCCCGGCAACCCCAACGGCGTCTGGGACAACCTCGTCGCCCCGCCGGAGATGTCCTTCGCCCGCACCGGGGCGGAGGATCTGCGCATCCCGCTCCCCTGGCCCGGTCACCGGCCGCCCGAGCTCACGCTCGACGAGATCCGCCGGGCGCTGACCGCGTTCATCGACACGGCCCTCGGCATCCCGCTGCACGAGAGCGCGTACTTCGTGAACCGCGGACTGGTCTTCCTCACCAGCTGCGACGAACGGCGCGACGAGGCCTGGGAGCGCACCCCCTGGTGGGACTTCATCCGGGCCGAGGAGATGAGCTACGACTACCAGCGCATCCTCGCCGTCGGCCTGACCCGCAACATCGTGGCGACCAAGGCCGAGGAGGCCAGCACCAGGACGGTCGCCACCCTGCTGGAGGCGTTCGTCTTCAACGCGCTGGGCCGTGGCGCAGACGGTCCCCTCGACCGCATCCTCAACGCCCCCACCAACGAGGCCTGGATCGATCCCTGGGCGGCTCATCTGCGCTCGCTGGGCGTGGAGTTCAGAATCGGCTGGACGCTGCGGGAGCTGGTGTACGGTTCCGGCCGCATCACCGGGGCGCTCATGGAGGACCCGGACGGCGCCCGCCGCACCGTCACCGCCGACCACTACGTCTCGGCCGTTCCGGTGGAGCACGCCCGGCGCACCTGGAGCGCGGCACTGCGGGCGGCCGACCCCCAGCTCGCTCGCTGCGACCGGCTGGAGACGGACTGGATGACGGGCATCCAGTTCTATCTCACGGAGAAGGCGCCGCTGCTGCACGGACACCTCAACTGCATCGACTCACCTTGGTCCCTGACGGCGATCCAGCAGGCCGGGCACTGGCCGCACCGCGACTTCCCGCGGGACTACGGCGACGGGATCGCGGTCGACTGCCTTTCGGTGGACATCTCCGAGTGGGACAGGCCGGGAATCCTCTACGGGAGGACGGCCAAGCAGTGCACGCGCGAACAGGTCGCCCGCGAGGTGTGGGCGCAGCTCAAGGCCGCGCTCAACGACACGGGGCGCCCGGTCCTCAAGGACAGCGCCCTGCACTCCTGGTTCCTGGACCCGGGCGTGGACGGCCTCGGCACCCCGCACCCCACGAACGAGGACGAACTGCTCATCCACCCGGTGGGTACCTTCCACAACCGCCCGTCCGCGGCGTCCAGGGTCCCGAACCTCTTCCTCTCCGGTGATTACGTCGCCGTCGACATCGACCTGGCGACGATGGAGGGCGCCAACGCGTCCGCGCGTGCCGCGGTCAACGCCCTGCTGGACCGCATCGGTTCGCCGGCGACGCGCTGCACGATCGAGCCGCTGTTCCGGGCGCCGGAGCTGGACCACCTCAAGCGACACGACCGCACGCGCTACCGGCTGGGGCTGCGGAACGTGTTCGACCTCGGTTGA
- a CDS encoding glycoside hydrolase family 2 TIM barrel-domain containing protein gives MSAVDRREGSVVLDGTWRFQLLPAPGAPLGEQWGEAPVPGCWTMHDPRDLPHYTNVQMPFPHHPPFVPDDNPTGVYERDIEIPAEWAGRRTVLLVGAAESVLIAEIDGEQIGIGKDSHLASEFDITGAVTPGRRHTLRLTVVKWSDASHIEDQDQWWHGGITRSVRLHSTDPLHLDDVAVRAEQDGTLRVDCRVRGPLTDGWTVSAELEGYGRLAQDTAHDAANRALGRVSDFLGEARLSTTVADVRPWSAESPVLYALTVRLHRADGSVADTSHHRIGFRTVEIRGRDLLINGDRVFIRGVNRHDFHPLTGRVVTEDDLRADLVTVKRFGFNAVRTSHYPNDPALLDLADELGLYVVDEADIESHDHAHEIADDPRYLPAFVERVSRMVLRDKNHPSVIVWSLGNESDYGAHHDAAAAWVRRHDPTRPVQYEGAAKTDWSSTDIASDIVCPMYASLEEITAHARSGEQTKPLILCEYSHAMGNSNGTLADHWAEIETTPGLQGGFIWEFWDHGILQRTADGLPAGPGATGGYTNGTTAPGYRWAYGGDFGDTPNDGAFCADGMVFPDRTPKPAMYEHRELAAPLRLSYDGTGVTVHNRQHVTGLARLRAAWLIGAEESGTRVVPVPLPDVPPGACAPLALPPELPQGTDELWLTLRVTTADDLPWAPADTEICTPRIRLRERPAVFTGAPAGGAVETDSEGLLVHPLLTAPPVLSLWRAPTDNDLLGGAAGRWRDWGLDALVRKPVSVTRDGNGRVTAVAEYPTAAGTVVHEQILTALADGSVLVEESATLPAGLHDVARVGSVLETAAGPDTFEWYGLGPWESYPDRCAGGAVAHHRARVDDLFTPYLRPQESGGRNGVRAFSLTRPDGTGLAVRLDVPRQVSVTRHRAADLAAAAHHDELTPRAGCVVHIDAAHRGLGTASCGPDTLPPYLIAPGTHRWTWSIRTL, from the coding sequence ATGAGCGCCGTGGACCGCCGCGAAGGCAGCGTCGTCCTCGACGGCACCTGGCGCTTCCAACTGCTGCCCGCGCCCGGCGCACCCCTCGGCGAGCAGTGGGGCGAGGCACCCGTGCCCGGCTGCTGGACCATGCACGACCCGCGCGACCTGCCTCACTACACCAATGTGCAGATGCCGTTCCCGCACCACCCGCCGTTCGTCCCCGACGACAATCCGACCGGTGTGTACGAGCGGGACATCGAGATCCCCGCCGAGTGGGCCGGGCGTCGCACCGTCCTCCTCGTCGGCGCCGCGGAGAGCGTCCTCATCGCCGAGATCGACGGAGAGCAGATCGGCATCGGCAAGGACTCCCACCTGGCGAGCGAGTTCGACATCACGGGCGCCGTCACCCCGGGGCGGCGCCACACCCTGCGCCTCACGGTCGTCAAATGGTCCGACGCCTCGCACATCGAGGACCAGGACCAGTGGTGGCACGGCGGCATCACCCGTTCCGTACGGCTCCACTCGACCGATCCGCTGCACCTCGACGACGTCGCCGTCCGCGCGGAGCAGGACGGGACGCTGCGCGTCGACTGCCGGGTGCGCGGACCGCTCACCGACGGCTGGACCGTCAGCGCGGAGCTGGAAGGGTACGGAAGGCTCGCCCAGGACACCGCCCACGACGCCGCGAACCGCGCGCTCGGCCGGGTCTCGGACTTCCTCGGCGAGGCCCGGCTGTCCACCACGGTGGCCGACGTACGGCCCTGGTCGGCCGAGTCGCCCGTGCTGTACGCACTGACCGTGCGGCTGCACCGGGCGGACGGCTCCGTCGCCGACACCTCGCACCACCGCATCGGCTTCCGCACGGTCGAGATCCGAGGCCGGGACCTGCTGATCAACGGCGACCGCGTGTTCATCCGCGGCGTCAACCGGCACGACTTCCACCCGCTCACCGGCCGGGTCGTCACCGAGGACGACCTGCGCGCCGACCTGGTGACCGTGAAGCGCTTCGGCTTCAACGCCGTACGCACCTCGCACTATCCGAACGACCCGGCGCTGCTCGACCTCGCCGACGAACTCGGCCTGTACGTCGTCGACGAGGCCGACATCGAGAGCCACGACCACGCCCACGAGATCGCCGACGACCCCCGCTATCTGCCCGCCTTCGTCGAGCGCGTCTCCCGCATGGTGCTGCGCGACAAGAACCATCCGTCCGTCATCGTCTGGTCGCTCGGCAACGAGAGCGACTACGGCGCCCACCACGACGCCGCAGCCGCCTGGGTGCGCCGCCACGACCCGACCCGGCCCGTCCAGTACGAGGGCGCCGCCAAGACCGACTGGTCCTCCACCGACATCGCGAGCGACATCGTCTGCCCCATGTACGCCTCGCTGGAGGAGATCACCGCGCACGCCCGCTCCGGTGAACAGACCAAGCCGCTGATCCTGTGCGAGTACTCGCACGCCATGGGCAACAGCAACGGCACCCTCGCCGACCACTGGGCCGAGATCGAGACGACGCCCGGCCTCCAGGGCGGCTTCATCTGGGAGTTCTGGGACCACGGCATCCTCCAGCGCACCGCCGACGGCCTCCCGGCCGGCCCCGGCGCCACCGGCGGGTACACGAACGGCACCACCGCGCCCGGCTACCGCTGGGCCTACGGCGGCGACTTCGGCGACACCCCGAACGACGGCGCCTTCTGCGCGGACGGCATGGTCTTCCCCGACCGCACCCCGAAGCCCGCGATGTACGAGCACCGCGAACTCGCCGCACCCCTACGGCTGTCGTACGACGGCACCGGCGTCACCGTGCACAACCGGCAGCACGTGACCGGCCTGGCCCGGCTGCGCGCCGCATGGCTGATCGGCGCCGAGGAGTCCGGGACCCGCGTCGTGCCCGTGCCCCTGCCCGACGTACCCCCGGGCGCCTGTGCGCCGCTCGCGCTGCCGCCGGAACTGCCCCAGGGCACGGACGAACTGTGGCTGACCCTGCGCGTGACCACGGCGGACGACCTGCCCTGGGCCCCCGCGGACACCGAGATCTGCACCCCGCGGATCCGGCTGCGCGAACGCCCCGCCGTGTTCACCGGTGCCCCGGCCGGCGGAGCTGTCGAGACCGACTCCGAAGGCCTGCTCGTCCACCCGCTGCTCACCGCCCCGCCGGTGCTGAGCCTGTGGCGCGCCCCCACCGACAACGACCTGCTCGGCGGCGCGGCCGGACGCTGGCGCGACTGGGGACTGGACGCCCTCGTACGCAAGCCCGTGTCCGTGACCCGTGACGGGAACGGCCGGGTCACCGCCGTCGCCGAATACCCCACCGCCGCCGGCACCGTGGTCCATGAGCAGATCCTCACCGCGCTCGCCGACGGCTCGGTGCTCGTCGAGGAGAGCGCCACCCTCCCGGCCGGGCTCCACGACGTCGCCCGTGTCGGCTCCGTACTGGAGACCGCCGCCGGACCGGACACGTTCGAGTGGTACGGGCTCGGCCCCTGGGAGAGCTACCCGGACCGCTGCGCCGGCGGCGCCGTGGCCCACCACAGGGCAAGGGTGGACGACCTGTTCACGCCCTATCTGCGGCCGCAGGAGAGCGGCGGGCGCAACGGCGTACGGGCCTTCTCCCTCACCCGCCCCGACGGGACCGGACTCGCCGTACGGCTGGACGTGCCCCGCCAGGTCTCCGTCACCCGCCATCGGGCCGCCGATCTCGCCGCCGCCGCCCACCATGACGAACTCACCCCGCGCGCCGGGTGCGTGGTCCACATCGACGCGGCCCACCGGGGCCTCGGCACCGCCTCCTGCGGGCCGGACACCCTGCCGCCGTACCTGATCGCCCCGGGGACGCACCGCTGGACGTGGAGCATCCGGACCCTGTAG